Proteins found in one Arachis stenosperma cultivar V10309 chromosome 8, arast.V10309.gnm1.PFL2, whole genome shotgun sequence genomic segment:
- the LOC130944110 gene encoding MLP-like protein 34 isoform X1, which produces MALNGKLSTEIVIHAPAGKFFNLVTKFLHDVQNICERVHHTKLHQGEDWTYVIDGKVTTCKETIESIDENNKTVKFNLFDGDISQQYKVLKVTAQEIDNSNGSVSAKWTLEYEKINDNVEAPYGYLELYDKNTKEMDAHLLKA; this is translated from the exons ATGGCACTGAATGGTAAGCTTAGTActgaaattgtgatccatgcacCTGCTGGAAAGTTCTTTAATCTTGTAACAAAATTTCTCCACGATGTCCAAAATATTTGTGAAAGAGTGCATCACACCAAGCTGCATCAGGGTGAGGATTGGACTTATGTTATAG ATGGTAAAGTAACTACATGCAAGGAGACAATTGAATCCATTGATGAGAATAACAAGACAGTCAAATTCAATCTCTTTGATGGAGACATAAGTCAACAGTATAAAGTCTTGAAGGTCACCGCTCAAGAGATTGATAACAGCAATGGAAGTGTTTCAGCTAAATGGACACTTGAATATGAGAAAATTAATGATAATGTCGAAGCTCCTTATGGTTACTTGGAATTGTATGACAAAAATACTAAAGAGATGGATGCTCATCTTCTCAAGGCATAA
- the LOC130944110 gene encoding MLP-like protein 43 isoform X2 gives MALNGKLSTEIVIHAPAGKFFNLVTKFLHDVQNICERVHHTKLHQDGKVTTCKETIESIDENNKTVKFNLFDGDISQQYKVLKVTAQEIDNSNGSVSAKWTLEYEKINDNVEAPYGYLELYDKNTKEMDAHLLKA, from the exons ATGGCACTGAATGGTAAGCTTAGTActgaaattgtgatccatgcacCTGCTGGAAAGTTCTTTAATCTTGTAACAAAATTTCTCCACGATGTCCAAAATATTTGTGAAAGAGTGCATCACACCAAGCTGCATCAGG ATGGTAAAGTAACTACATGCAAGGAGACAATTGAATCCATTGATGAGAATAACAAGACAGTCAAATTCAATCTCTTTGATGGAGACATAAGTCAACAGTATAAAGTCTTGAAGGTCACCGCTCAAGAGATTGATAACAGCAATGGAAGTGTTTCAGCTAAATGGACACTTGAATATGAGAAAATTAATGATAATGTCGAAGCTCCTTATGGTTACTTGGAATTGTATGACAAAAATACTAAAGAGATGGATGCTCATCTTCTCAAGGCATAA